One Deinococcus roseus DNA window includes the following coding sequences:
- the rlmB gene encoding 23S rRNA (guanosine(2251)-2'-O)-methyltransferase RlmB, translated as MLIYGRNPVFEALRNGEVLEVLVAKGIEPRVVRELEEYNLPLKFIPRIEMDQMVGSTQHQGLIAEVADLHFSEVDDILDLAEQKGEQVLMVLLDGITDPRNFGAIIRSAEVLGAHGVVVEERRSAPLSAVVAKTAAGATAYLPIAQVKNMARFIDQLKEHGVWVYGAAGEARMNITQVDYDRPLALVIGSEGDGMRRLVRDKCDELVSIPIQGKIQSLNASVAASILIYQAVQSRGK; from the coding sequence ATGCTGATTTATGGAAGAAACCCAGTCTTTGAAGCCCTGCGCAACGGCGAGGTGCTGGAAGTGCTGGTGGCAAAAGGCATCGAGCCGCGCGTGGTGCGTGAACTGGAAGAATACAACCTCCCCCTCAAGTTCATTCCCCGCATCGAAATGGACCAGATGGTGGGCTCCACCCAGCACCAGGGCCTGATTGCCGAAGTGGCAGATTTGCACTTCAGTGAAGTGGATGACATTCTGGATCTGGCCGAGCAGAAGGGCGAACAGGTGTTGATGGTTTTGCTGGACGGCATCACCGACCCCAGAAACTTTGGGGCCATCATCCGCAGCGCTGAAGTGCTGGGTGCCCATGGTGTGGTGGTGGAAGAACGCCGCAGTGCTCCCCTCTCTGCCGTGGTGGCCAAGACCGCCGCAGGAGCCACCGCGTACCTGCCCATTGCCCAGGTGAAAAACATGGCCCGCTTCATCGACCAGCTCAAAGAGCATGGCGTGTGGGTGTACGGCGCAGCAGGAGAAGCCCGCATGAACATCACCCAGGTGGATTATGACCGCCCGCTGGCCCTGGTGATTGGTTCTGAGGGGGACGGAATGCGCCGTCTGGTGCGTGACAAATGCGACGAACTGGTGTCCATTCCCATCCAGGGCAAAATCCAGAGCCTGAATGCCAGTGTGGCCGCCAGCATCCTGATCTATCAGGCCGTTCAGTCCAGAGGCAAGTAA
- a CDS encoding ion channel, producing the protein MTESEQTLHPTMPAEDLGIGSVQAQRTERFLTRDGRFNTKRIGLGFLSSLSPFHLLLSLSWGKFFALVGSLFVGLNVLFAFFYMVCGTDALQMTTEHPIENTFWRAFFFSIETFSTIGYGHIAPTTLAAHLVSSIEAFTGLLGAALITGVLFARFSRPTTRILWSNNAIFAPYRGGQGLMVRMTNGAHNELIELDVQVVLVQFEGVNGQRTRRFYPLKLERNQVEFFSLAWTIVHPIDEESPLWGHSEAELQARDIELLVVVHGTDDMLAQHIHARASYKTEDFRWNVKFASIYVPNDHGAVAIDVRKLSELEEVR; encoded by the coding sequence ATGACCGAAAGCGAACAGACTTTACACCCCACCATGCCTGCAGAAGACCTGGGCATTGGATCCGTGCAGGCCCAGAGAACCGAGCGTTTCCTCACCCGGGATGGACGGTTCAACACAAAACGCATCGGTCTGGGTTTTCTGAGCAGCCTGAGCCCTTTTCATTTGTTGCTGTCTTTGAGCTGGGGAAAATTCTTTGCCCTGGTGGGAAGCCTCTTTGTGGGACTCAATGTGCTGTTTGCCTTTTTCTACATGGTGTGCGGAACAGATGCCCTGCAGATGACCACCGAACACCCCATCGAAAACACTTTCTGGCGGGCTTTTTTCTTCAGCATCGAGACTTTCTCCACCATTGGGTACGGGCACATCGCACCCACCACCCTGGCAGCGCATCTGGTGTCCAGCATTGAGGCTTTTACAGGCTTGCTGGGAGCCGCACTGATCACAGGCGTGCTGTTTGCCCGGTTCTCCCGACCCACCACCCGCATCCTCTGGAGCAACAATGCCATCTTTGCACCTTACAGAGGTGGGCAGGGCCTGATGGTCCGCATGACCAACGGGGCACACAACGAACTGATCGAACTGGACGTTCAGGTGGTGCTGGTGCAATTTGAAGGGGTCAATGGGCAGCGCACACGTCGCTTTTATCCTCTCAAACTGGAAAGGAATCAGGTGGAGTTTTTCTCCCTGGCCTGGACCATTGTGCACCCCATAGACGAAGAAAGCCCTCTGTGGGGTCACAGTGAGGCCGAATTGCAGGCCAGAGACATCGAACTGCTGGTGGTGGTCCACGGCACCGACGACATGCTGGCCCAGCACATCCATGCCCGGGCCTCCTACAAAACCGAGGATTTCCGCTGGAACGTGAAATTTGCCAGCATCTATGTGCCCAACGACCACGGCGCAGTGGCCATTGATGTGCGCAAGCTCAGCGAGTTGGAAGAGGTGCGCTGA
- a CDS encoding DinB family protein, whose protein sequence is MDKQYPVGKLSIPDALSKELLDQYVQLFQGFSRDFHDLVCPLTEQDLHRQYREGSFTVRQLAFHIADAHDQGFNRFRFGLTLDVPTIQPFPQELWAALQDYNLPVDVAVHQFKAVNDRWLHLLKHVSMPELQREFIHPEEGKQAIWRLISKHEWHVRHHLEHIRLALKKD, encoded by the coding sequence ATGGACAAACAATACCCTGTTGGTAAATTATCCATCCCCGATGCACTGTCCAAGGAACTTCTGGACCAGTATGTACAGCTTTTCCAGGGGTTCTCCAGAGATTTCCATGACCTGGTCTGCCCCCTCACCGAGCAGGACCTGCACAGGCAGTACCGGGAGGGCAGTTTTACCGTCCGGCAACTGGCGTTTCACATTGCCGATGCGCATGACCAGGGGTTCAACCGTTTCCGTTTTGGTTTGACCCTGGATGTCCCGACCATTCAGCCTTTTCCTCAGGAGTTGTGGGCTGCCCTGCAGGATTACAATTTGCCTGTTGATGTGGCTGTGCACCAATTCAAGGCCGTCAATGACCGCTGGTTGCACCTCCTGAAGCATGTGTCGATGCCTGAACTGCAACGGGAATTCATTCACCCGGAAGAAGGCAAGCAGGCCATCTGGAGGCTGATCAGCAAACACGAATGGCATGTCAGACATCACCTGGAGCACATCCGTCTGGCGCTCAAAAAAGATTAA
- a CDS encoding endonuclease/exonuclease/phosphatase family protein, producing MLILWYLHQTRAETHWVYTFLASIPQHVYIIPTVLVVLWALFKKRWRVLLMQVPVVLVWLFLLMGLQLHWPAPVPSSSLRVMTWNLHGGIAGMKPILATVNQVKPDLLCVQEAKSFGPRLFAALQKQDPRWQMAQGDELVILSRFPVVQKRKLEFPSTPHIELEATVQVQGKTLHMVTAHLDRHRLNAAPWDPQFGNKMHERAQKVSHVRQEGVNVLLEAHNNAKQQNRLFLACGDFNMPPLGPLYRQLENQLDNAFAHSGLGFGHTWNASFKVLRIDHIWTSPDLVARKTWVEESTGSDHLPVVTDLQF from the coding sequence ATGCTGATCCTGTGGTACCTGCACCAGACCCGTGCAGAAACCCACTGGGTTTACACTTTTCTGGCTTCCATCCCCCAGCATGTTTACATCATTCCCACCGTGCTGGTGGTGTTGTGGGCACTGTTCAAAAAGCGCTGGAGGGTCTTGCTGATGCAGGTTCCAGTGGTGCTGGTCTGGCTTTTTCTGCTGATGGGCCTGCAACTGCACTGGCCTGCTCCAGTGCCCTCTTCAAGTCTCCGGGTGATGACCTGGAACTTGCATGGAGGAATTGCAGGCATGAAGCCCATTCTGGCCACAGTGAATCAGGTGAAACCCGACCTGCTGTGTGTCCAGGAAGCCAAAAGTTTTGGTCCCAGATTGTTTGCGGCTTTGCAGAAGCAGGACCCTCGCTGGCAGATGGCACAGGGGGATGAACTGGTCATCCTGAGCCGTTTTCCTGTGGTGCAGAAGCGCAAACTGGAGTTTCCCAGCACCCCTCACATAGAGCTGGAAGCCACCGTGCAGGTTCAGGGCAAAACGCTGCACATGGTCACAGCCCACCTGGACAGGCACCGCCTGAATGCTGCCCCCTGGGACCCCCAGTTTGGGAACAAAATGCATGAACGTGCCCAGAAGGTCAGCCATGTCCGCCAGGAAGGGGTGAATGTTCTGCTGGAAGCCCACAACAATGCAAAACAACAAAACCGGCTTTTTCTGGCCTGTGGTGATTTCAACATGCCCCCTCTGGGACCCCTGTACCGCCAGCTTGAAAATCAACTTGACAATGCTTTTGCACATTCAGGATTGGGTTTTGGACACACCTGGAATGCCTCTTTCAAAGTGCTGAGGATCGACCACATCTGGACCTCTCCAGACCTTGTTGCCCGCAAAACCTGGGTGGAGGAAAGTACGGGGTCAGACCACCTGCCTGTGGTCACGGACCTGCAGTTCTGA
- the groL gene encoding chaperonin GroEL (60 kDa chaperone family; promotes refolding of misfolded polypeptides especially under stressful conditions; forms two stacked rings of heptamers to form a barrel-shaped 14mer; ends can be capped by GroES; misfolded proteins enter the barrel where they are refolded when GroES binds) has protein sequence MPKQLIFDEQARRSLERGVNAVANAVKVTLGPRGRNVVIEKKFGSPTITKDGVTVAKEIELDDKLENIGAQLLKEVASKTNDITGDGTTTATVLGQAIIKEGLRNVVAGANPLALKRGIEKAVVAAVEEIQRLAVPVEDSKAIEEVAGISANDAEIGKEIANAMDRVGKEGVITVEESRGLATEVDVVEGMQFDKGYISAYFVTSPDSMEAVLEEALILINEKKISALKDLLPVLERAAQTGRPLLIISEDLEGEALATLVLNKLRGTLNIAAVKAPGFGDRRKEMLKDIAAVTGGVVISEELGYKLESTTLDMLGRAKRVRITKDTTTIIDGYGKQVEIDARVNAIKAELDSTDSDYAREKLQERLAKLAGGVAVIRVGAATETELKEKKHRYEDALSTARSAVEEGIVSGGGTTLLRVIPAVRALADTLQGDEATGARILLRALEEPARQIAFNAGFEGSVIVNTVLNNKEPRYGFNAATGEFVDDMIAAGIVDPAKVTRTALQNAASIGSLVLTTEAIIADKPEPKGAPAPAGGPDMGGMDF, from the coding sequence ATGCCCAAACAACTGATTTTTGATGAGCAGGCCCGCCGTTCACTGGAACGCGGCGTCAATGCTGTGGCCAACGCTGTGAAAGTGACCCTTGGCCCCCGTGGTCGCAACGTGGTGATCGAGAAGAAATTTGGCAGCCCCACCATCACCAAAGACGGCGTGACCGTGGCCAAAGAAATTGAACTCGACGACAAACTCGAGAACATTGGCGCACAACTGCTCAAAGAAGTGGCCTCCAAGACCAACGACATCACCGGTGACGGCACCACCACCGCAACCGTGTTGGGCCAGGCCATCATCAAAGAAGGCCTGCGCAACGTGGTCGCCGGAGCCAACCCTCTGGCCCTGAAACGCGGCATTGAAAAAGCCGTTGTGGCTGCCGTTGAAGAAATTCAGCGTCTGGCCGTGCCCGTGGAAGACAGCAAAGCCATCGAAGAAGTGGCTGGCATTTCTGCCAACGACGCCGAAATTGGCAAAGAAATTGCCAACGCCATGGACCGCGTGGGCAAAGAAGGCGTGATCACCGTAGAGGAGTCCCGTGGTCTGGCCACCGAAGTGGACGTTGTGGAAGGCATGCAGTTCGACAAGGGCTACATCTCTGCTTACTTCGTGACCAGCCCTGACAGCATGGAAGCTGTTCTGGAAGAGGCCCTGATCCTCATCAATGAGAAGAAGATCTCTGCCCTGAAAGACCTGCTGCCCGTGCTGGAGCGTGCTGCCCAGACGGGTCGTCCCCTGCTGATCATCTCCGAAGACCTCGAAGGTGAAGCCCTGGCCACCCTGGTGCTGAACAAACTGCGTGGAACCCTCAACATTGCCGCTGTGAAAGCCCCCGGCTTTGGTGACCGCCGCAAAGAAATGCTGAAAGACATCGCTGCTGTGACCGGCGGCGTGGTCATCTCCGAAGAACTCGGCTACAAGCTGGAAAGCACCACCCTGGACATGCTGGGCCGCGCCAAACGCGTCCGCATCACCAAGGACACCACCACCATCATTGATGGTTATGGCAAACAGGTCGAAATCGATGCCCGCGTGAATGCCATCAAGGCCGAACTCGACAGCACCGACAGCGACTACGCCCGTGAAAAACTGCAAGAGCGTCTGGCCAAACTGGCGGGCGGCGTTGCTGTGATCCGTGTGGGTGCTGCCACCGAAACCGAACTCAAAGAGAAGAAGCACCGCTACGAGGACGCCCTTTCCACCGCCCGCAGTGCTGTGGAAGAAGGCATCGTGTCCGGTGGGGGCACCACCCTGCTGCGCGTGATCCCCGCTGTGCGTGCACTTGCTGACACCCTGCAGGGCGATGAAGCCACTGGAGCTCGCATCCTGCTGCGTGCCCTGGAAGAGCCCGCCCGCCAGATTGCCTTCAACGCTGGCTTCGAAGGCAGTGTGATTGTCAACACCGTGCTGAACAACAAAGAACCCCGTTACGGCTTCAACGCCGCCACCGGTGAATTCGTGGACGACATGATCGCCGCTGGCATCGTAGACCCCGCCAAAGTGACCCGCACCGCACTGCAGAATGCTGCTTCCATCGGCAGCCTGGTGCTGACCACCGAAGCCATCATCGCCGACAAGCCTGAGCCCAAAGGCGCTCCTGCTCCTGCTGGCGGCCCTGACATGGGTGGCATGGACTTCTAA
- the groES gene encoding co-chaperone GroES has protein sequence MLKPYGDRVVIELVQDAPTTRGGIVLPDSAKEKPVRGKVVAVGQGKTLDNGTRVPVEVKEGDVVVFAKYGGTTLEIEGTEYTILNERDILAIVE, from the coding sequence ATGCTGAAACCCTATGGTGATCGTGTCGTGATCGAATTGGTGCAAGACGCCCCCACCACCCGTGGCGGTATCGTTCTTCCCGACAGTGCAAAAGAGAAGCCCGTGCGCGGCAAAGTCGTGGCTGTGGGCCAGGGCAAAACCCTGGACAACGGCACCCGTGTCCCCGTGGAAGTCAAAGAGGGGGACGTTGTGGTCTTCGCCAAATATGGTGGCACCACCCTAGAAATTGAAGGCACCGAATACACCATCCTGAACGAGCGCGACATCCTCGCCATCGTTGAGTAA
- a CDS encoding SRPBCC family protein: protein MAKVEAGERIKVESAPQKVYEAFMDFENYHQWWPAGWEFTLIKGGNVGAEVMLVRGRLRLMLTVVDVRPGREMQLLIEGDLNGRSTFKFEYQGGQTEINYQMSLQPRSMSLMLLSNVVPYGKGVEKTIRQAVEKLNQQLPARS from the coding sequence ATGGCGAAAGTAGAAGCAGGAGAACGCATCAAAGTGGAATCTGCGCCTCAGAAGGTCTACGAGGCGTTCATGGATTTTGAAAATTACCACCAGTGGTGGCCCGCAGGATGGGAATTCACCCTGATCAAGGGTGGAAATGTCGGGGCAGAGGTGATGCTGGTGCGGGGCCGTCTGCGCCTGATGTTGACGGTGGTGGATGTGCGTCCAGGCCGGGAAATGCAACTGCTGATTGAAGGGGACCTCAATGGACGTTCCACGTTCAAGTTCGAGTATCAGGGCGGTCAGACAGAAATCAATTACCAGATGTCCTTGCAACCGCGTTCCATGAGCCTGATGCTGCTGTCCAATGTGGTGCCTTATGGCAAGGGTGTGGAGAAGACCATCCGTCAGGCTGTGGAAAAATTGAACCAGCAACTTCCTGCCCGTTCTTAA
- a CDS encoding TatD family hydrolase, with translation MIDTHCHLDYLEDPLQALNELGLTHVVAIGADPEHARKVIALSEQDARISTVVGLHPTDALQDTPEVRTDLEELGRHPSVVGVGETGLDYYWDAAPKEVQIAAFEWQLDWARRTSRPVIIHTRDKQNREQASLDCAEVLKNAGWNQGILHCCNGHMGLIEAGLELGFHVSFAGNVTYKNAHELREAAKAVPLDRILVETDAPFLAPMPHRGKSNRPGYTRYTLQFLAELLDLSEAAFEQITVQNARRVYQIQ, from the coding sequence ATGATTGACACCCACTGCCATCTGGATTACCTCGAAGACCCCCTGCAGGCCCTGAATGAACTGGGCCTCACCCATGTGGTGGCGATTGGCGCAGACCCCGAGCATGCCCGCAAGGTGATTGCCCTCAGTGAACAGGATGCCCGGATTTCCACGGTGGTGGGCCTCCATCCCACGGATGCCTTACAGGACACGCCAGAAGTGCGAACAGACCTGGAAGAACTGGGCAGGCATCCCAGTGTGGTCGGAGTGGGGGAGACCGGACTGGATTATTACTGGGATGCGGCTCCAAAAGAAGTGCAGATTGCGGCTTTCGAGTGGCAACTGGACTGGGCCAGACGCACCAGCAGACCGGTCATCATTCACACCCGCGACAAACAGAACCGGGAGCAGGCCAGTCTGGATTGTGCGGAGGTTCTGAAGAATGCCGGCTGGAACCAGGGGATTCTGCATTGCTGCAACGGACACATGGGCCTGATTGAGGCGGGTCTGGAGCTGGGTTTCCATGTCTCTTTCGCAGGAAACGTGACCTATAAAAATGCCCATGAACTCAGAGAGGCTGCAAAAGCCGTGCCTCTGGACCGCATTCTGGTGGAAACCGACGCGCCTTTTCTGGCTCCCATGCCCCACCGTGGAAAATCCAACCGTCCAGGGTACACCCGTTACACCCTACAGTTTCTGGCAGAATTGCTGGACCTTTCAGAAGCAGCCTTCGAGCAGATCACCGTGCAGAATGCCCGACGGGTGTACCAGATCCAATAA